A genomic window from Brassica oleracea var. oleracea cultivar TO1000 chromosome C8, BOL, whole genome shotgun sequence includes:
- the LOC106308692 gene encoding uncharacterized protein LOC106308692, whose translation MPLDFNHNSAAKILVEVELSKGFPSRIAANDENRYIYMVDVDYAWLPSKCERCGQLGHKIKNCLESVTKSHIVATDVSENPSNGSTVVVETNKLPKFAQPDTSLVQTLAVTVSPPSNESSVVDIAILENQLCGTLSAIPVFLSVTEMSLLMTYLVDCLCL comes from the coding sequence ATGCCACTGGATTTCAACCACAACAGCGCAGCTAAGATTTTGGTTGAAGTTGAGTTGAGTAAAGGTTTCCCTTCAAGAATTGCTGCTAATGATGAAAATAGATATATTTATATGGTTGATGTTGACTATGCTTGGTTGCCTTCTAAATGTGAAAGATGTGGTCAGCTCGGACACAAGATTAAGAACTGCTTGGAATCTGTTACTAAGTCTCATATAGTTGCCACTGATGTTTCTGAAAATCCCTCTAATGGTAGCACTGTGGTCGTCGAGACCAACAAACTACCAAAATTTGCCCAACCTGACACTTCTTTAGTTCAAACTTTAGCTGTCACAGTATCTCCTCCAAGTAATGAATCAAGTGTGGTCGACATTGCTATTCTCGAGAACCAGTTGTGTGGTACTTTATCAGCAATCCCAGTGTTCCTGAGTGTGACTGAGATGAGTTTGCTTATGACATATCTAGTCGATTGCTTGTGCTTGTGA